From the genome of Adhaeribacter pallidiroseus:
CCACCTGCCAACGAAACATTAGCTTTTGTACGGGTGGTTGGCAACTTGTATTTTAATAATCGTAACCATAAAAACATTGCCGAGAAAAAAATCCGCTATTTCCTGGAATACCTGCGGCTGCACTTCTACGAAACATCACCGGTTAACGATCCGGAAGCGCAGGAACGCATCGCGGCCCGTTCCGGCGTGGCCCTTATCGAAGTAAATGAATTGTTTTATCTGCTGCAGAAAATTCATACCGTACCCATTATCACCGACGAAAATCTGGGGCAACTAAACCAACAGCTAGAAGCATTTTATCATCAAACCAAACAGTAACGAACAACTAAACGAAACAAATTATTTCATCGGGCAGAAGGAACAGTTACCACACACTTCTTTAGGGGAACTGTTCGGAAATTTAAAAAAATTTAGTTGCATGTCGTACATAAGCTTAAGTCGTGCACGTAATTTAAAATTTCAGGTAGATAGATAAGATCCTGAATAATGACAGCAATAGCTGAAAAGCATATTTTTAACTGCATTTAGCTCACTAAAACAAACGCTTGCAAGCCAAGTGGAACTGCAGCCACGCTATTACGTGTAACTAAGTTCGATTACCTTTACTTATATGGAAGAAACCTTTACCGATTTAGAACCCCGCGCGCAATTTTCGGAATTGCAGGAAGCCATGCTGGAGATAAAACAGACTATTGGCCGAATAATAGTAGGGCAAGAGGAAATGATTGAATTGCTCTTGGTGGCATTGCTCGCCGACGGGCACGTGCTGATTGAAGGCGTACCCGGGATTGCCAAAACTTTAACTGCCAAACTGCTGGCCCGCACCCTTGCCGTGCCGTTCAGCCGCATTCAATTTACGCCCGATATGATGCCTTCGGATGTGTTGGGTACGTCGGTGTTTCATCCGGGCACGGCCACCTTTGAATTTAAACCCGGGCCGATTTTTTCCAATATCATCCTGATCGACGAAATTAACCGGGCCCCTGCCAAAACGCAGGCTTCGTTGTTTGAGGTAATGGAAGAACGTCATATTACGCATAACGGCATAACCTATCCGCTTACCGAACCTTTTACCGTACTGGCCACCCAAAACCCGATCGAACAAGAAGGAACCTACCGCTTACCCGAAGCCCAGCTTGACCGGTTTATGTTTAAAATTGTGGTACCCTACCCGAACCTGAGCGAAGAAGTTGCCATCTTAAAAGTACACCATACCTATCCAGATATTAAAAACGACCTGGAAGCGGTACAGCCCTTATTAAATGCTGATAAAATAACCACATTGCGCCGGCAGGTGAAAACCGTACACCTCGACGAGAAACTGCTGGAATACATTGGGCAATTAGTAGTACAAACCCGGGCCCACAAAGCTTTATACTTGGGAGCCTCACCGCGGGCTTCTTTAGCTTTGCTTAATAGCGCAAAAGCATTAGCTGCTATGCGCGGTAGGAATTTTGTCACGCCCGAGGATGTGCAGGAGTTAGCGCCCGCCGTGTTGCGCCACCGCATTTTACTTACGCCCGATAAAGAAATGGAAGGTGCCCAACCCGACGACATTGTAAAACAGATTATCCAGAAAACCGAAGTACCCCGCTAGTGCAGTTTATTCGTCAACTCTATTTTACACCTCGCTGGTACTACTGCCTGGCCGCTTTAGTGGCTTTGTTGTTGCTATCTTTCTTCTTTCCGGCTTTATTTGGCGTAGCCCGCGTGCTGTGCGGCGTGTTGGCGTTGCTGGTAGTATTAGATGGTGCTTCTTTGTTCCGAACCAAACAAGGCCTATTTACCCAGCGCCAACTAGCCGAAAAACTTTCGAATGGCAGCGATAATGCGATAACCATTTACCTCGAAAACCATTATTCTTTTACCATTGCCGTAGAAGTAGTTGATGAGTTGCCGGTGCAACTACAGCTACGGGACAATATTTTTAAAATAAAAGTGCCGGCCGGCGAGGTGCATCGGATTACTTATCAGATCCGGCCGGTAAAGCGGGGAGTATATGCTTTTGGAGCGATAAATGCGTTCGTACGCGGTCCGTTAAGTTTAGTGCGTCGCCGGTACCAGTTTGCCCAGAACCAGGATGTGCCCGTGTATCCTTCTTTTATTCAGATGCGGCAGTTTGAATTACGGGCTTTTACAAGTCAGTTGGCGGAACATGGCCTGAAGAAAGTTCGCCGCGTGGGCCACCAGGCCGAGTTTGAGCAAATCCGACCGTACACGCCCGGCGACGATCCCCGGGTCATCAATTGGCAAGCGACGGCCCGCCGCTCCGAGCTCATGGTGAACAGTTTTCAGGACGAAAAATCACAACCCGTTTACTGCCTCATAGATAAAGGCCGGGTTATGCAAATGCCGTTTGAAGGATTAAGTTTGTTAGATTATGCCATTAATGCCGCTTTAGTGCTGGCCAATGTGGCCCTCAAAAAGCAAGACAAAGCCGGCATTATTACGTTTGCCGAAAAAGTAGGTACTATTTTACCCGCCGAAAGAAAAGCGGCCCACCTGCAAAAAATCTTGGATTTACTGTATCATCAGAAAACGCGCTACCTGGAGTCAAATTTTGAAAGTTTATACGCCGCGGTGCGCACCAAAATAAAACACCGGAGCTTGCTGGTATTATTTACGAACTTCGAAACCTTGCAGGCCGCTCAGCGCCAATTACCTTATTTAAAAAAACTGGCTCGCCATCACCTGGTATTAGTAGTATTTTTCGAGAACACCGAACTGCGCACTTTACTCGATGCCCCTGCCCGCACCACCGAAGAAATATACCTAAAAGCCATTGCCGAAAAGTTTGACTACGAAAAGCGGCAGATTGTGAAAGAATTTAACCGCTACGGCCTGCACGCTTTACTTACCGCACCCCACGTACTCACGGTAAATACCCTGAATAAATATTTAGAATTTAAAGCGCGGGGTTTGTTGTAAGCGCCGAGAAAGTATCGTTTATGGTTTAATCACAGTTACATAAATCAGTAAAAATTTAAAAAAATCAGCTTATTTCAGGATTTAGGGCTTCTTAAACACCGAAAGCTACACTAATTTTTATGCTGCTATATTGGAGATACAGCCTGTAACTATTAAGAATAGCTTCGACGGAGCTAAAAAACAAATAGCTTCTTGCAACTAGTTGCTGTAAAAATTTACATAAGATTGAATCCTATGCTTTACATACTAAGTATCGGGACAAAAATAAACGTAAGGATATTTCAAGGTAATGTTTTAGTTAGCAATAGTTTACAGGTCGAACAACGAACAACTAATAACGACCAACTACTTATTTAGTTAGCTTAGATACTCTACTTATTTTTAAATTGCTTCCCCGGTGCAGGTAGTGGTCGTATAGTTTATTAAACTTCCGAGGCAACTACGCCTATATAAATTAAGGTTACATGATTGAGCTGAAGCAAGTTTCTAAAACCTACGGTAGCGTAAAAGCGGTGCAGGATATTTCGTTTACGGTGGCCGAAGGGGAAACACTGATTTTGCTAGGAACCAGCGGTTGTGGTAAAACCACCGTACTCCGGATGCTGAATAAGCTTATCGAGCCTACCTCCGGGACGATTTTTTTAAAAAATCAACCCCTTAGCGCTATTCCAGCGGAACAATTGCGCCGTGGCATGGGCTACGTTTTGCAGCACACCGGCTTGTTTCCGCATTATACTATTGCCGAAAATATGGCCATTGTGCCCCGTTTGCTCCGCTGGAATTCGCGTCAGATTCAAGAGCGAACCATGGAGTTAATTCAGAAACTACATCTTTCCGCAGAACACCTGACCCAGTACCCCGACCAGCTGAGCGGTGGCCAAAAGCAACGCGTGGGTATTGCCCGGGCCTTAATGGCCGACCCACCGGTGTTACTTCTGGACGAACCTTTTGGCGCGCTCGACCCGATAACCCGCACGCACATTCGGCAAGAATTTTTACAACTCGACGAACTCAAACGCAAAACTGTGGTAATGGTAACCCATGATATTAGCGAAGCTTTTGAACTCGGCGACCGGATTTGCCTGATGCAGCAAGGCCGCATCGAACAAATAGGTACTCCCGAAGAATTAATTTTAAAACCAAAAAGTGATTTTGTAGCGTCGTTTTTAAGCGAACAACGCTTGCCCTTAGAATTAAAAACCTTAACTCTGGCTAATATTGGCTTCTCCGGCAATGAAGCACTTAATTCTAACCTAACCATCTGGGAAGCGCTTAGCACCTTACTCCCGGAAAAACCGGCCACCGGCACTCCGGAAGACAACGCTTCCGCTACCCAGGCAATTGATTTAAACAAGATTATGAAAGCTCTGCAACACTACCGGAAAAACTAATGGCCGCCGACTCTCCTACCCTGTTTTCGTTTATGCAGGAACAGTCCGGTAAATTGCTGGAACAAACCCTTACGCATACCGGTCTTACTTTTTTGTCTTTGCTGCTGGCCGTGGGCATTGGTTTACCGCTGGGAATTTTAATTGCCGACAAAAAAAAGTTAGCCAGTACCGTACTGGGTATCGCCGGAATTTTACAAACCATTCCCAGCATTGCTTTACTGGGTTTTTTAATTCCGGTGCTGGGCATTGGCGCCAAGCCGGCTATTGTGGCTTTATTTTTATACGCTTTACTACCCATTATTCGCAATACCTTTACCGGTATTACTGCCGTAGATGCTACCGTGAAAGATGCCGCTAAAGGCATGGGCATGACCAAATCCCAAATATTATTTCGGGTAGAATTGCCACTGGCCCTACCCGTTATTTTGGCTGGGATTCGCACGGCTACGGTTATTAACGTAGGCGTGGCTACGCTGGCCGCTTACATTGCGGCTGGTGGCCTTGGCGAATTTATTTTTGGCGGCATAGCTTTAAATAATGGTAATATGATTTTGGCCGGCGCTTTACCCGCTGCCGGTTTGGCTATTCTTTTTGATTTTTTACTAGGCCGGCTGCAAAATTTAAAATTCCGAAAAGTAAAGCGGATAATTTGGTTGCTACCGCTTGTTTTTTTGCTGCTGGCGGCATTTTACCTGGTACCACCAGCCTTTGGCACGAGCTTACTCGCCGGATTCACCCCGGAGTTTATGGGCCGGCAAGATGGATTCCTGGGTTTGCAGCAAAAATACGGGTTAAACATCCGCAACGTGGTTATCAGCGATGCGGTAATGTACCAGGCGGCTTTTGAAAAAGAACTCGACGTAATTAGCGGCTACTCTACCGATGGCCGGTTAAAAGCTTTTGACCTAATAATTCTGAAAGACGATAAGTTTATTTTTCCGCCTTATTACGCGGCACCTATTGTGCGGAATGCGGCATTACACCAATTTCCGGAATTAGCCGGTATTTTGAACAAGTTGGCCGGCCAGATAAATGATTCTATCATGACGGAATTAAATTACCGGGTAGATTACTTAAAGCAAACTCCGGAAACGGTAGCCCAGGATTTTTTAAAAAATAAGAAACTTTGGCAACCCCCTCGCCGGGGAAACAAAGGTACCGTGCGCATTGGGTCCAAGATTTTCGGGGAGCAGTATATCTTAGCCAGTATGTATACCCAGTTAATTCAGGGTTACTCAGATTACCAAGTAGAAACTAAAACTGGCTTGGGTGGTACCAAAATTTGCTTTGATGCTTTAATTAATAATCAAATTGATTTCTATCCCGAATACACCGGCACGGGTTTACTCGTAATTCTGCAACCTACTTCTAATCAGTTAAATCAATTAGGCACCAGTAAAGAAAAAGTATACCGGTTTGTACAATCAGAATTTCAAAAACAATATCAGATTACCTGGTTGCCCCCCATTGGGTTTAATAACGCTTATGCTTTAATGATGCGCCAGCAACAAGCACAAGCCACTAATATTAAAAGCATTTCGGATTTAAAAAATTATTTAAATAAGAAGTAATTGGTTAGCCTTTTTGTTGATCCTTTGGTTGGTTTTTGGAGCCGATTCCCGTCTCCATGCATTGGTGCTATCTAGTTTGACAAGCAACCAGTTTGCCTCATGGCCGGCGGGCCTCGTTTGGCTCTTCCGCACTGGCTAGTCTTCCTTTCCTCCTTACGTCGGAATACTGCTGCGTAGTACCGGAATCCTAGCAGGTGCTCCACAGCCAAACTGGTGTCAACTGCTCTTAGCTGCTGCTTTTGGGTTTGTTAGTTGATTTAGAACATTAATTAACCACATGTTATAGGATTAACTTTCTTGTTTAAAGTTAAGAAGTGAATGTTGCGAGAAATGACATTATTTAGAAAAAGCTTATGTATAAACAAAAAGCAATGGCTTTATTATTGAGAAAGTCATTCCCTTATTTTTTTTAATTTTGACAATCCTAGATTGCTGCAATAAGATCTTTTTAATTATGCTGATTTCTTTCAATCATTAGAAAAGCAGTAGCTAAGTGCAACTGACATCAGTTTGGCTATGGAGCACCTGCTAGGATTCCGGTACTGCGCAGCAGTATTCCGACGTGAGGAGAAAAGAAAGAAGTAGTAGCCACATCTCCTCCCTGTTTTTAGGGGAAGTGCCCTGTAGGGCGGAGGGGTTGAGGCCACGAGGCAATCTCAGCCCGTTCAAACTAGATAGCACCAACACATGG
Proteins encoded in this window:
- a CDS encoding AAA family ATPase, encoding MEETFTDLEPRAQFSELQEAMLEIKQTIGRIIVGQEEMIELLLVALLADGHVLIEGVPGIAKTLTAKLLARTLAVPFSRIQFTPDMMPSDVLGTSVFHPGTATFEFKPGPIFSNIILIDEINRAPAKTQASLFEVMEERHITHNGITYPLTEPFTVLATQNPIEQEGTYRLPEAQLDRFMFKIVVPYPNLSEEVAILKVHHTYPDIKNDLEAVQPLLNADKITTLRRQVKTVHLDEKLLEYIGQLVVQTRAHKALYLGASPRASLALLNSAKALAAMRGRNFVTPEDVQELAPAVLRHRILLTPDKEMEGAQPDDIVKQIIQKTEVPR
- a CDS encoding DUF58 domain-containing protein translates to MQFIRQLYFTPRWYYCLAALVALLLLSFFFPALFGVARVLCGVLALLVVLDGASLFRTKQGLFTQRQLAEKLSNGSDNAITIYLENHYSFTIAVEVVDELPVQLQLRDNIFKIKVPAGEVHRITYQIRPVKRGVYAFGAINAFVRGPLSLVRRRYQFAQNQDVPVYPSFIQMRQFELRAFTSQLAEHGLKKVRRVGHQAEFEQIRPYTPGDDPRVINWQATARRSELMVNSFQDEKSQPVYCLIDKGRVMQMPFEGLSLLDYAINAALVLANVALKKQDKAGIITFAEKVGTILPAERKAAHLQKILDLLYHQKTRYLESNFESLYAAVRTKIKHRSLLVLFTNFETLQAAQRQLPYLKKLARHHLVLVVFFENTELRTLLDAPARTTEEIYLKAIAEKFDYEKRQIVKEFNRYGLHALLTAPHVLTVNTLNKYLEFKARGLL
- a CDS encoding ABC transporter ATP-binding protein — translated: MIELKQVSKTYGSVKAVQDISFTVAEGETLILLGTSGCGKTTVLRMLNKLIEPTSGTIFLKNQPLSAIPAEQLRRGMGYVLQHTGLFPHYTIAENMAIVPRLLRWNSRQIQERTMELIQKLHLSAEHLTQYPDQLSGGQKQRVGIARALMADPPVLLLDEPFGALDPITRTHIRQEFLQLDELKRKTVVMVTHDISEAFELGDRICLMQQGRIEQIGTPEELILKPKSDFVASFLSEQRLPLELKTLTLANIGFSGNEALNSNLTIWEALSTLLPEKPATGTPEDNASATQAIDLNKIMKALQHYRKN
- a CDS encoding ABC transporter permease/substrate-binding protein, with amino-acid sequence MAADSPTLFSFMQEQSGKLLEQTLTHTGLTFLSLLLAVGIGLPLGILIADKKKLASTVLGIAGILQTIPSIALLGFLIPVLGIGAKPAIVALFLYALLPIIRNTFTGITAVDATVKDAAKGMGMTKSQILFRVELPLALPVILAGIRTATVINVGVATLAAYIAAGGLGEFIFGGIALNNGNMILAGALPAAGLAILFDFLLGRLQNLKFRKVKRIIWLLPLVFLLLAAFYLVPPAFGTSLLAGFTPEFMGRQDGFLGLQQKYGLNIRNVVISDAVMYQAAFEKELDVISGYSTDGRLKAFDLIILKDDKFIFPPYYAAPIVRNAALHQFPELAGILNKLAGQINDSIMTELNYRVDYLKQTPETVAQDFLKNKKLWQPPRRGNKGTVRIGSKIFGEQYILASMYTQLIQGYSDYQVETKTGLGGTKICFDALINNQIDFYPEYTGTGLLVILQPTSNQLNQLGTSKEKVYRFVQSEFQKQYQITWLPPIGFNNAYALMMRQQQAQATNIKSISDLKNYLNKK